The Castor canadensis chromosome 8, mCasCan1.hap1v2, whole genome shotgun sequence genome contains a region encoding:
- the LOC109698545 gene encoding putative uncharacterized protein ZNRD1-AS1 encodes MLYVLIEAQRAQLEKLQNNNGLLKLGSRIFSENKGCLEDEQSDKDVVGQYLAKEPVSSLSQTQIQDLEWFTLSPQKKLAWAKASKDPRIAAGQQSPLEKKILNLGGVHTKAARHLITQKWQEEYETLSREQALSLDYWLAKAESYYNKRILEMMKEERCKDMKMKMLRETTQNIEEQKQNYWVPERERKQIERHIHRTGQAREFKNKTCKPRPLSETVLPKIMPAKHVIPKEQRRKQVNEREQRQIKDHQDRMIRGREIIEQKLEERILRKSQSHPPPHEKRERVKKEIKEFEKVIAYPLFQPCRSPIKVNLLMEKSQNREEVSTVVKPHQRKFLAVPPFLRSQMEQMKN; translated from the exons ATGCTGTATGTGCTGATAGAGGCACAGAGGGCCCAGCTCGAgaaactgcaaaacaacaacGGACTGCTAAAACTGGGGTCTAGAATTTTCTCAGAAAACAAAGGATGCTTGGAGGATGAACAATCTGACAAAGATGTAGTTGGGCAATACCTCGCCAAGGAACCTGTTTCTTCCCTCTCCCAAACCCAAATACAAGATTTGGAATGGTTCACACTGAGTCCACAGAAGAA ATTGGCCTGGGCTAAAGCATCTAAAGACCCTAGGATTGCTGCAGGTCAACAGTCTCCACTGGAGAAAAAGATATTG AATCTAGGTGGTGTACATACAAAAGCAGCAAGACACTTGATAACTCAAAAATGGCAAGAGGAATATGAGACACTCTCTAGGGAGCAAGCTCTTTCTCTTGACTACTGGCTTGCCAAAGCAGAGTCCTattataataaaagaatattggAAATGATGAAAGAAGAGAGATGCAAGGATATGAAGATGAAAATGTTGAGggaaacaacacaaaacataGAGGAACAAAAACAGAACTACTGGGTACCCgagagagagaggaaacaaaTAGAAAGACACATACATCGAACAGGACAGGCCAGAGAATTTAAGAACAAAACTTGTAAACCAAGACCCCTCAGTGAAACAGTATTACCAAAAATCATGCCGGCAAAGCACGTCATTCCAAAAGAACAGAGGAGAAAGCAGGTAAATGAGAGGGAACAGAGACAAATTAAAGATCATCAGGACCGTATGATTCGAGGAAGAGAAATTATAGAGCAAAAACTCGAGGAAAGAATCTTGAGAAAAAGCCAGAGCCACCCACCTCCACATGAGAAGCGTGAGAGagtaaagaaagagataaaagagtTTGAAAAAGTTATTGCATATCCACTTTTCCAGCCATGCAGAAGTCCAATTAAAGTGAATCTTCTTATGGAAAAGTCTCAGAATAGAGAGGAAGTAAGTACAGTTGTAAAACCACATCAAAGAAAATTCTTGGCTGTGCCACCTTTTTTGAGAAGTCAAATGGAACAGATGAAAAATTAG